GTGTTGATCACGACGTCGACCAGCTCACCGGCGACCGAGCCGGTGGCGCCCATCAGCCGCATGTTGCGGATGGCGCGGCGCATGATGCGGCGCAGCACGTAGCCGCGGCCCTCGTTGCCGGGGGTGACTCCGTCGCCGATGAGCATCACGGACGTACGGATGTGGTCGGCGACGACGCGGAGCGAGACGTCCGTGCCCTGCTCGGCGCCGTACCGCACGCCGGTCAGCTCGGTGGCCTTGTCCATCACGACGCGCAGGGTGTCGGTCTCGTACATGTTCTGCACGCCCTGCAGGATCATGGCGAGGCGTTCGAGGCCGAGACCGGTGTCGATGTTCTTCGACGGCAGGTCACCGAGGATCGGGAAGTCCTCCTTGCCGTCACCGGCGCCCCGCTCGTACTGCATGAAGACGAGGTTCCAGATCTCCACGTACCGCTCGTCGTTGACGGCCGGGCCGCCCTCGACGCCGAACTCGGGTCCGCGGTCGTAGTTGATCTCGGAACAGGGACCGCAAGGGCCCGGGACGCCCATGGACCAGAAGTTGTCCTTCTTGCCCAGGCGCTGGATGCGCTCGGCGGGAACGCCGATCTTGTCGCGCCAGATCTGCTCGGCCTCGTCGTCGTCCAGGTAGACCGTGATCCACAGACGCTCGGGGTCGAGGCCGAAGCCGCCGTCGTCGACGGAGTTGGTCAGGGCCTCCCAGGCGTACTGGATGGCCCCTTCCTTGAAGTAGTCGCCGAAGGAGAAGTTGCCGCACATCTGGAAGAACGTGCCGTGGCGCGTGGTCTTGCCGACCTCTTCGATGTCCGGCGTACGCACGCACTTCTGCACGCTGGTGACGCGCGGGGCGGGCGGCTTGACCTCGCCGAGGAAGTACGGCTTGAAGGGGACCATGCCCGCGGGGACCAGGAGCAGAGTCGGGTCGTCCGCGATGAGCGACGCCGAAGGGACGACGGTGTGACCGCGCTCCTCGAAGAAGCTCAGCCAGCGGCGGCGAATTTCAGCCGACTCCATTAGTGGTCCTCATTCCGGTTGTACGAGTTGTAGGGGAGCTTGCGGTACACGGCGGGTTCGCCCGTCCTGGCGGCGTCGGCCGCTTCGACTGCGTAGTGCTGTTGTACGGGGAGTTCGGGGTCGACCGGTGCCTCCAGGCCCAGCGCCCCGCCCAGTTCGGCTTCGCGACGGATCATGCCTTCGCGGACGTCGAGGGCGAAGTCCTTGAGCTTGTGACCGGTCTCGATCGCCTTGTCCGCGGCCTGCGCGGCGAGGCTCTCGGGGGTCAGCTGCTTGAGCTTGCGGTTGACCTTGGTGGTGGCCCAGACGCCGGCTGCGGCGCCGGCGGTGAACCAGAACGTACGGCGGAACATCGCTGCGTCAGTCCTTCTGTCCGCGGGAACTTCGGCCGTTCCGCTTCTTGCCTCGGGCGGATGGCACTGTACGGCCGACGACCACCGTACGACGGGAGGGCCGGCCTGCCGGCTCCGGTTCGGGAGCGGACCTGCGGCCGATCGCCTGTCGCACCCCGTAGCCGAAGGCGGCGACCTTGACGAGCGGGCCGCCGAAGGTCGACGCGACGGTGGTGGAGAGCGCGGAGGCGTTGGAGGTGACCTCCTGGACGTCCGTCGCGATCGCGTCGACCTTGTCGAGCTGGGTCTGCGCGGAGCGGACGGTCGCGGACGCGTCGGCGAGCAGCGGGACGGCCTGTTCGGTCACGTCCGCCACGAGCTTCGTGGTCGCCCTGAGCGTCTGGGCCAGCCTCACCAGCACCACGGCGAGGAACGAAACCAGGATCGCCCAGAAGACGGCCACCAGAATCCCGGCCACCTCTCCACCGGACACAGTGCACCGCTCTCTGCTTGTCGCCTGCCCCGTTCGGGGCTTGTCTCTGCTCTGCCGGCGACCCCTGTCATCACAGGCAATCGTCGTCCCTCGACCCTATCGCGCCGGGCGTCAGCCCCTGTACCGCATTACCGGTGGGAGGGGCCAGGGTTGGCATAAGGAGATTGTACGGAGAGCTTTCAAGCCAGTACTCTGCGTGTCTTATGCGACGCCCTCAGCGCCCCTTCTCCACACCCGACGACCCTGGTACCCATCCCGCCGCCGTCCGCGGCAATCTGCCGGCGGAACTGAACAGATTCGTCGGCCGCGACGACGAGCTGACCGAGCTGTTCCGCCTGTTGGAGGAGTCCAGGCTGGTGACGGTCGTGGGGGTGGCCGGGGCAGGCAAGACCCGCTGTGTCGCACGAGTCGCCGCATCGCTGGAGAAACGGTACTGCCACGGCGTCTGGGTCGCCGAGCTGTCCGCCGTCCAGGACCCGGGACTCCTCGAACACGCGCTGGTCGAGGCGCTGGGACTCACCGACCACACCAGCAGGCCGCCGCGGGCCACGCTCGTCGACCATCTCGCCCCGCGTCAACTCCTGCTCGTGATCGACGGCTTCGAGCAGATGACCGAGGCGGTGGCCGAACTCGTACGGGAACTGCTCCGCCGCGCCCCGGGGCTCGGCGTCCTGGCCGCCGGCCGGCGGCCGCTGCGGGTGGACGGCGAACTGACCTTCCCGCTCGCCCCGATGACCGAGCGGGACGCGGTGGCACTCTTCGCCGAGCGCGCCCGCGCGGTGCACCCGGGATACCGGGTGACGGACCACAACCGGGCCGCCGTGCTGGAGCTCTGCCGCCGTCTCGACGGCATTCCGCTGGCGCTCGAACTGGCCGCGGGACGGCTGCGCGCACTGTCGGTGGAACAGATGCTGCACCGTCTCGACGACCGGTTCCGGCTGCTGACCGGCGGCAGCCGGGGCGGCGCTCCGGCCCGCCACCAGACGCTCCGTACCGCCATCGGCTGGAGCCACGAACTGTGCGCGCCGCAACAGCGTCTGCTCTGGGCGCGGCTCTCCGTCTTCGCCGGGCAGTTCGACCTGGAGGCCGTCGAGTACATCTGCAGCGGGCCCGATCTGCCCGCCGACGAGGTGCTCGACGTGCTCGACGAACTCCTCGCCCAGTCCGTCGTGGTGCGCGAGGACGCGGGGGCGGGCTGCCGCTACCGCCTGCTGGACACCGTCCGCGAGTACGGCGCCGAGTGGCTGGCCGCCACCGGGGACACGGACCGGCTGCGCCGCAGACACCGGGACTGGTTCCTGGGACTCG
The Streptomyces sp. NBC_00234 DNA segment above includes these coding regions:
- a CDS encoding DUF6167 family protein; the encoded protein is MFRRTFWFTAGAAAGVWATTKVNRKLKQLTPESLAAQAADKAIETGHKLKDFALDVREGMIRREAELGGALGLEAPVDPELPVQQHYAVEAADAARTGEPAVYRKLPYNSYNRNEDH
- a CDS encoding ATP-binding protein — translated: MRRPQRPFSTPDDPGTHPAAVRGNLPAELNRFVGRDDELTELFRLLEESRLVTVVGVAGAGKTRCVARVAASLEKRYCHGVWVAELSAVQDPGLLEHALVEALGLTDHTSRPPRATLVDHLAPRQLLLVIDGFEQMTEAVAELVRELLRRAPGLGVLAAGRRPLRVDGELTFPLAPMTERDAVALFAERARAVHPGYRVTDHNRAAVLELCRRLDGIPLALELAAGRLRALSVEQMLHRLDDRFRLLTGGSRGGAPARHQTLRTAIGWSHELCAPQQRLLWARLSVFAGQFDLEAVEYICSGPDLPADEVLDVLDELLAQSVVVREDAGAGCRYRLLDTVREYGAEWLAATGDTDRLRRRHRDWFLGLATWCELDWFSPRQSEVAARIDSELPNLRRAMECSMESPDEVHLAQYLAGTLWFYWVGCGRLAEGRHWLDHVLEEESPHDASRLKALWVLGYVAVLQGDAIGAISALQECREEAERAGDAAAVAYAVHRMGCLAIVTDDMVRAEELLRDALGRYQEAGELNSNVLMAQVELAMAVAFLGDLDGAVTICEEVREICEDHGERWALAYALYVLAYAALQRGETVLARRMLRECLDIGRTFHDLLGTVLTLELLALVTAVDGDAAEAAVLQGAAERIWPSVGLPLFGSVYYGLPRTQCEERAREELGAATYEARRRAGERLSLEAAVSRALAGGQQGRPGRPGPGTVPAPGGTRRPAASRTTGRGGPELG
- a CDS encoding DUF948 domain-containing protein, with amino-acid sequence MAGILVAVFWAILVSFLAVVLVRLAQTLRATTKLVADVTEQAVPLLADASATVRSAQTQLDKVDAIATDVQEVTSNASALSTTVASTFGGPLVKVAAFGYGVRQAIGRRSAPEPEPAGRPSRRTVVVGRTVPSARGKKRNGRSSRGQKD